From Nitrospirota bacterium, a single genomic window includes:
- a CDS encoding LysR family transcriptional regulator, translated as MDIHHLRVFAAVFKHKSFSKAAEELNLTQPTVSDHIRSLEEELNCKLFDRLSRRIIPTKEAAVLIGKAQEIIDRVEGFRDVLGEFRKDLSGHLVIGASTIPGTYILPGITASFRQKNSSVLFEVVVSDSRAIIDKVAGDDLLVGIVGAKLESKQVDYRPFLDDELIVVASGSFDTKKNIAIGDIANQPIVMREQGSGTRREFEKILEKARIDFQHLNIVGIFGSTDAVKQAVKEGMGISIISRRAVKDELKCGMLKEITIKDADMKRQFYIITHRKRTLPHIYKIFLEYLLRK; from the coding sequence ATGGACATACACCATCTCAGGGTTTTTGCGGCGGTATTCAAACATAAGAGCTTTTCGAAGGCTGCTGAGGAGCTTAACCTCACCCAGCCGACGGTAAGCGATCATATCAGGTCACTTGAAGAAGAACTGAATTGCAAACTCTTCGACCGGCTGAGCAGGCGAATCATCCCTACCAAAGAAGCTGCTGTTCTCATAGGAAAGGCTCAGGAGATTATAGACAGGGTCGAGGGATTCAGGGATGTTCTCGGAGAGTTCAGAAAAGACCTTTCTGGCCATCTCGTTATCGGCGCCAGCACGATCCCTGGAACATATATTCTTCCCGGCATTACAGCTTCATTCAGGCAAAAGAATTCTTCTGTTCTCTTTGAGGTCGTTGTTTCTGATTCCCGCGCAATTATTGACAAGGTTGCAGGGGATGACCTACTGGTCGGAATTGTGGGCGCCAAGCTCGAATCAAAACAAGTTGATTACAGACCTTTTCTTGATGATGAGCTTATTGTGGTTGCATCCGGCTCATTTGACACGAAAAAAAATATCGCTATCGGGGATATTGCCAACCAGCCCATTGTCATGAGGGAGCAGGGCTCAGGCACAAGAAGAGAATTTGAAAAGATCCTTGAAAAAGCCAGGATCGATTTTCAGCACCTCAATATTGTTGGCATATTCGGTTCGACTGATGCCGTTAAACAGGCTGTTAAGGAAGGCATGGGCATCTCGATAATTTCACGCAGGGCCGTGAAGGATGAACTGAAATGCGGCATGCTCAAAGAAATCACAATCAAGGACGCCGACATGAAGCGGCAGTTCTATATTATCACCCACCGCAAGCGGACCCTTCCGCATATATATAAGATATTTCTGGAATATCTGCTTCGGAAATAA
- a CDS encoding energy-coupling factor ABC transporter permease, translating into MHMADALLSPAVGTTFWAGALGTIAYCSKKLKDSMDERMVPLMGVLGAFIFAAQMINFTIPATGSSGHLGGGMILAVILGPYAAFIVMASVLTVQALFFADGGLLALGCNIWNLGIYPCFIAYPLIYKPLVQAGSSPKRITIAALISGVIALQLGAFSVVIETMLSGRSELPFGTFVLLMQPVHLGIGFVEGLVTAGVINFIKTARPEILESTSSALPLAPDIPLRKVLISLLVVAALTGGALSWFASSNPDGLEWSIEKTFGKPELPEQEHGMMPALIRIQGITAFLPDYGFRKPGEKAESAQEGKKEETWPAIEPSTSVSGIIGSFIVLATVLVVGFVIRAIRRKAIP; encoded by the coding sequence ATGCATATGGCAGATGCTTTACTTTCACCTGCAGTTGGCACAACGTTTTGGGCGGGAGCATTAGGAACAATTGCCTATTGCTCAAAGAAGTTGAAGGATTCTATGGACGAAAGAATGGTTCCGCTGATGGGCGTTCTCGGGGCCTTCATCTTCGCAGCGCAGATGATCAATTTCACGATTCCGGCAACAGGGTCAAGCGGGCATCTTGGCGGTGGTATGATTCTCGCGGTAATACTTGGCCCCTATGCTGCGTTTATCGTAATGGCCTCGGTCCTTACAGTCCAGGCCCTTTTCTTTGCAGACGGAGGCCTTCTTGCACTGGGTTGTAATATCTGGAACCTGGGCATATACCCATGCTTCATAGCCTATCCCCTGATTTACAAGCCGTTAGTCCAGGCAGGAAGCAGCCCTAAAAGGATTACGATAGCTGCCTTGATTAGTGGCGTGATCGCCCTTCAGTTGGGTGCTTTTTCCGTGGTCATTGAGACAATGCTGTCGGGAAGGAGCGAACTGCCATTCGGTACCTTCGTTCTGTTAATGCAACCGGTGCACCTTGGAATTGGTTTTGTCGAGGGGCTTGTAACTGCGGGCGTAATAAATTTCATCAAGACTGCCAGACCGGAAATCCTTGAAAGCACATCATCGGCCCTGCCGCTTGCCCCTGATATCCCTCTCAGAAAGGTCCTGATAAGCTTGCTGGTTGTAGCTGCTCTGACTGGCGGCGCGCTTTCCTGGTTTGCATCTTCAAACCCTGACGGTCTTGAATGGTCCATAGAAAAAACTTTTGGGAAGCCGGAACTCCCCGAGCAGGAACACGGCATGATGCCAGCATTAATAAGGATTCAGGGGATTACGGCATTTCTTCCTGATTATGGGTTTAGAAAACCCGGAGAAAAAGCTGAAAGTGCTCAGGAAGGGAAAAAAGAAGAGACTTGGCCGGCGATAGAGCCAAGCACGTCCGTTTCCGGAATTATCGGCTCATTCATTGTTTTGGCTACTGTTCTGGTGGTCGGATTTGTGATCAGGGCAATACGGCGCAAAGCGATACCATAA
- a CDS encoding transporter, translating into MKQFLMALSLMLSIFISPAYAAHPLITDDTGTQGKGKFQIEVNAEHANDNGNTETALGATLSTGLLDNVDLVIGSPYIFLREKDENGHWNREDGISDLSLALKWRFYEHEGLSLALKPGMTLATGDEAKGFGDGKPTYSLFLITTKELEPFTFHLNLGYVLNRSELRDIFHYSLALEYAAAKSIKIVGNVGGETNPDKESSTHPLFVLGGLIYKVTDSFDIDFGVKAGLNKAEADYTLLAGIAFRF; encoded by the coding sequence ATGAAGCAATTCTTAATGGCATTAAGTCTCATGCTGAGCATTTTCATTTCGCCGGCATATGCAGCGCATCCGCTCATCACCGACGACACCGGCACACAGGGCAAAGGGAAGTTCCAGATCGAGGTAAATGCAGAACATGCAAATGATAATGGAAATACCGAAACCGCACTTGGCGCTACACTTTCTACGGGACTTCTGGACAATGTTGATCTCGTCATCGGTTCTCCCTACATATTTCTGCGCGAAAAAGATGAAAACGGTCACTGGAATCGGGAAGACGGAATATCTGATCTTTCCCTCGCTCTCAAATGGCGCTTCTATGAGCATGAAGGTCTGAGCCTCGCACTAAAGCCCGGAATGACACTGGCAACTGGAGATGAGGCCAAAGGCTTTGGCGACGGCAAACCAACCTATAGCCTCTTTCTCATAACTACAAAGGAACTGGAACCATTCACCTTTCATCTCAATCTCGGATACGTTCTGAACCGCTCAGAGCTGCGCGATATATTCCATTATTCTCTGGCATTAGAATATGCAGCCGCAAAGAGTATCAAGATAGTCGGCAATGTCGGTGGTGAGACCAATCCAGACAAAGAATCCAGCACGCACCCTCTTTTTGTGTTAGGCGGACTGATCTACAAAGTAACGGATAGTTTTGATATTGATTTCGGTGTGAAAGCCGGCTTGAATAAGGCAGAGGCAGATTATACCCTGTTGGCAGGCATTGCCTTCAGGTTTTAG
- a CDS encoding class I SAM-dependent methyltransferase gives MPNTVCSRTASVTFWDGYAPWYKLWMEHNHYHNRIIETLTTMIEPGWKVLDVGSGNGVLAFPLCAMGCVVTAIEPSIGMRNLLFEEAMQRGIDWITIDERRWEDVPSFYFADYDLVMACNSLHLTGAGFEQSLRKTFKTGAKNIFVITERLPEIKLPWQYGNYSMLFTKSYETESSFAYHQMAEVLEHHTYKKGSHLSVHEELDIKARLCFENDHLCIKENAHVGMYWWTKPK, from the coding sequence ATGCCTAATACAGTCTGCAGCCGAACAGCAAGCGTCACATTCTGGGACGGATACGCTCCGTGGTACAAGCTCTGGATGGAGCATAACCACTATCACAACAGGATTATCGAAACGCTCACCACCATGATTGAGCCGGGCTGGAAGGTTCTCGATGTCGGTTCCGGCAATGGCGTTCTTGCTTTTCCGCTCTGCGCTATGGGATGCGTAGTGACAGCAATAGAGCCATCGATCGGCATGAGAAACCTGCTCTTTGAGGAGGCCATGCAGAGGGGGATCGACTGGATCACTATTGACGAAAGGCGTTGGGAGGATGTCCCTTCATTTTACTTTGCAGATTATGACCTCGTCATGGCCTGTAACAGTCTTCATCTCACAGGCGCAGGCTTTGAGCAGTCTCTGAGAAAAACTTTTAAGACAGGGGCTAAAAACATTTTTGTTATCACCGAGCGGTTGCCCGAAATTAAACTGCCCTGGCAATATGGCAATTATTCCATGCTCTTTACCAAATCCTACGAAACAGAGAGCTCCTTTGCCTATCACCAGATGGCAGAGGTATTGGAACATCACACGTACAAGAAAGGTAGCCATCTTTCCGTCCACGAAGAACTCGATATAAAGGCAAGGTTGTGCTTTGAGAACGATCATCTATGCATCAAAGAAAATGCCCATGTCGGAATGTACTGGTGGACAAAACCAAAATGA
- a CDS encoding metal-binding protein: MNYKYFIHQDCSFYPCHNFTEWKSCLFCWCPLYLLDCGGDFVLKNGIKDCSNCFIPHTEEGYDYILEAVTGMIYQNKSVQIPITA, translated from the coding sequence ATGAACTATAAGTATTTTATTCATCAAGACTGCAGTTTTTATCCGTGTCACAATTTCACAGAATGGAAGTCATGCCTGTTTTGCTGGTGTCCGCTTTATCTGCTTGATTGCGGCGGTGACTTTGTTCTCAAAAACGGCATAAAAGACTGTTCCAACTGTTTTATCCCACATACCGAAGAAGGCTACGACTACATTCTTGAAGCCGTCACTGGTATGATCTATCAAAATAAATCGGTTCAAATACCAATCACAGCCTAA
- a CDS encoding twin-arginine translocase TatA/TatE family subunit, protein MLGLGFQELLIVLVIVMVLFGAKRLPELASGMGKAINNFKKASIEPDEIDVTPRQGAAENGPAEKEKSGANA, encoded by the coding sequence ATGCTTGGACTTGGATTTCAGGAGTTGTTGATCGTATTGGTAATAGTCATGGTTCTGTTTGGAGCCAAGCGGCTGCCGGAACTTGCAAGTGGAATGGGAAAGGCGATAAATAATTTCAAGAAGGCATCAATTGAGCCTGATGAGATTGACGTTACTCCCAGACAGGGTGCGGCAGAAAATGGGCCTGCCGAAAAAGAAAAAAGCGGTGCAAATGCTTAG
- a CDS encoding C_GCAxxG_C_C family protein produces MKFLDENVSRRGLIKGAAGVAGIAALTAGGLGFLSKAEAKGGSTEKWPWPYEKLDPEKTAELAYNEWYRVFCGAAVISSVFSQLREKVGEPYKSFPIDAYVFLEGGMVGWGTVCGSNAGANIVANTIIGPRIAGPECENGAAIGADILQWYSETKLPTFSPKEPRQQAKIIQTTSNSPLCHVSVGKWMKESGYAISSPERKDRCARVAASVAYALVKDLNAWKDGTYKQKSNWKPASNMGITAQQNCNECHGSNIPTPPSAKK; encoded by the coding sequence ATGAAGTTTTTAGACGAAAATGTATCAAGAAGAGGACTTATCAAAGGTGCAGCGGGAGTTGCAGGAATTGCGGCACTGACAGCCGGGGGGCTGGGATTTTTGTCAAAAGCAGAAGCAAAGGGCGGATCTACAGAAAAATGGCCATGGCCATATGAAAAGCTTGATCCTGAAAAGACTGCTGAGCTGGCCTATAACGAATGGTACCGTGTTTTTTGCGGCGCTGCGGTAATCAGCAGTGTATTCAGCCAACTCAGGGAAAAGGTGGGCGAACCCTATAAGTCATTCCCTATTGACGCTTATGTTTTCCTTGAGGGAGGGATGGTCGGCTGGGGAACGGTATGCGGTTCTAATGCAGGGGCAAACATAGTAGCAAATACGATTATAGGACCAAGAATAGCAGGACCTGAATGTGAAAACGGGGCAGCAATCGGAGCGGATATCCTGCAGTGGTACTCAGAAACAAAGCTTCCGACATTTTCTCCTAAAGAACCGAGGCAACAAGCAAAGATCATTCAGACAACCAGCAATTCACCGCTTTGTCATGTATCGGTCGGCAAGTGGATGAAAGAGTCAGGCTACGCCATAAGCAGTCCGGAGAGAAAGGACCGTTGTGCGCGAGTTGCAGCGAGCGTAGCATACGCCCTTGTCAAAGACTTGAATGCCTGGAAGGACGGCACCTATAAGCAGAAATCTAACTGGAAGCCTGCAAGCAACATGGGCATTACGGCGCAGCAAAACTGCAATGAATGCCACGGGTCAAATATACCCACCCCACCCTCGGCAAAGAAATAA